From the Capnocytophaga sp. oral taxon 878 genome, the window TTTCCACGATTATTTTAGATTTCAAGAATGATTTTTTAGATAAGAGATAAGAAGTTTGATATGAACTTTACTTAGTTTATTAAAGAATAAACGACAAAAAAGCAGCTGAGGAGTATCCTTGGCTGCTTTTTTTAGTTGGTAAGAGCTAAGAGAGATGAGAGAATGAGGCTGGAGGGGGTATGGAAAGGAAATTAGAGGATAATGAAAATTAGGAGTTAGGGAATGGGAGTTAGTGTGAAGTCCTAAAAATTCTTCTTTAAGCTAAATATAATAGGGTTGGTATGGTATAAAGAAAGTTCGTTTTGTAACTAAAAGTTACAGTCTCCTTTTAAAAAAGTTACGAAAACATTTGGTTATTATATTTTTTATGTATACTTTTGTGGCGCATTATAATTAAAAATTGTTTCAGTATGACAAAGAATAACGAAAAACAGGTGTGCTGGGCGCTGGCTGGGCTAGAAGAGAAAATGGATGTACTAAGCATGCAGCAGAAGAAGCCTTGTAAGGCTATAGGGATGGGAGGTGTAGTTGTGAAATATTTGACTATTATCCTTAGTATTATAGTTACTTTGGGTGTTATGCAAGAAGGACAGGCTCAAGAATATGAAATTTCATTTGGTAATTTTTTAAAGAATGCTGATATGGTATTCAAAATGCCTGAAAACTTTCAGGAGGTTGCTCTTGAAAAAAGTCATATCGTTATACACCCAAATTATATAGCAGGGACTATCTTGAAGCAAATAGCTAATACAAAGCAAGATGTATTGGTGGCTCTTGCTATTGTGCCTTTTACATTAAATGGGGAGAAATTTGTGAAAGAAAATGAGGTGCCTAAATGTATTATGCCTTTAGAATACGATATCACAAAGGGTACCTTGCGCTCTGTTAATACTAAAGAGTATAGGGCGGATATAGGCTCGGCATATCCTGTAAGGGTGTTTAAGGAGTATTTAGATGCTCCCTTAAAAAAGTATGATCAGTGTTATAAGGTGGAGTTTATAAACTACAAAAAAGGTAGAGCATTTGCTTATTTCTTCTATAATAATGAAAATGAGTATATTAAAAACCTTATTAACCATTTCCACGATTATTTTAGATTTCAAGAATGATTTTTTAGATAAGAGATAAGAAGTTTGATATGAACTTTACTTAGTTTATTAAAGAATAAACGACAAAAAAGCAGCTGAGGAGTATTCTTGGCTGCTTTTTTTAGTTGGTAAGAGCTAAGAGAGAAGAGAGAATAAGGCTGGAGGGGGTGTGGGAAGGAAATTAGAGGATAATGAAAATTATGTGAGTTTTTGTTCTTTTTGTTGCGAATTATGCAAAGGGAGGAGTTAGGGGTGAAGTGATTGGAAATCAGGCGGGTGAGGTTTTTCCTTCGTTTACAGTTCGTTTATAGTTCGTTATAGGTTCGTTTAAAGTAGGTAATAGATAAGAGGTAAGAGGTAAAAGACTGGGGCGGAAAGGGCTGATTATTAGGGAAGAGGTAAGAGAGAAGAGGTGGAAGAGAAGGGGGAAGAAATTTTGAAAGATTGGCAATAAAAATGAGAAATAGATGCGATTTTTTTAATTGGAGGGATGGGGGTGGGTTACTTACTTTTGGAATGAGTATTGTAACGTTTTCATTGCTTATTACTACTTGGGAGGTGTATGTTCCTGATTTGGGTGGTGATATGCCTACTCCGCATTAGGGGTTCTTTACTTATTGGGGGCTGGGCGCTTGGTGCTGAAGGACATTATAATGTAGGCTGGAGGGGTGACTTTAGTTTTCTTTTTTTTTCGTTATTTCGATATAAGGAAATGAGATTTGTTAAAAAAAATTTGATTATATGGTCTAAAAGAAATATATTTGCAAGCAATTAACGATGAAGGCTATGTTAACTTATTGAATAAGAAGAAACAAAGTAAAAAAGTTGTGTTTATAACTTGAATGTTGGTATTCTTTTTTCAGATAACATTTCTTCTTAAAAAAATAAAAAAAACCTATGAAAAGTATTTTTTACATTATGCTGTTATTACTTATAGCAGCTTGCCAAAACAAGAAAGAGAGTTTTAAAAGTAGAAGAGATTGGGGAGCTATGGCACAAGCCGTAATGGAAAGCAAAGAGATGAAACACATTGCTAACCCTGCTATGACAATTATAAAAACGGATAATGTTATAGTCAAAAAGAAATGGTTTGCGAATTTATCAAACGGAAATTGAGAGTTAGAAGTGACTCTAACTCCTTTTTATAAGTATGTATATTATCAAAGAAATTCCTTATAGCATCTCGGAATTCTGTCTTGTTCCGATAGAAACCCGTATTGATTACTTTTTTTCGTAAGAATTTCCACAAGCGCTCTATTAAATTGAGGTTCGGAGAGTATGGAGGCAAGAAAATTTGCTTGATTCTATTATCTTCTACCCAGTTTTGAAGTTCTTTATTGTGATAGTAGCGAGCATTATCGGATATAATATAAATATTTTTAGCGTTTGGATGCTTTTTAAGAGCTAATTCGTAAAGTTCTTTTGTTGATTCTGCATTAACGCATTCACAATCAAGAGCTATTACATCTGTAACATCATAAGCATTAAGTAAACCATTAATATTCACTCTATCACGCCCACTAACTGTTGGTTGTTGAAACTCTTTACCTTTCTCTATCCAAGCATAAGTGGAACGGCTGTTGTGCGTAGGATGAACACCATCGGCAAAATACACCACATCCCCTTCTTCCTTTTCTTGAAGAATTTTAGAGAGTGCTTCAGCAAATAGTTTTTGTTTTAAAGGATCCGCTTCACAAGGCACTTCGGTTGTTTTCTTGTAGGAAAAACCAATTCTGTTAAGTAAATCAGCCATTCCTTGTGGAGTATAGGTAACTTCAAAAGTGTCTTTAACCCATTGAGATACTTGTTTTGCATCTGTATAAAGATGTGTGCGTAACTCTTGTTTTAAGGATTCTATTTGAAAAATATTAAGCAGACCTTGATAACCTCTATAACGATTCTCAAGGAGTTTATCTAGTCCTCCTTCAAGATATAAGGAACGATAACGATAAACAGTAGAAATGTCTATACCCAAGCAATCAGCAACAAAAATAGGAGTATTGCCCATAGAAAGCATCAAAATGCAGGTAACTCGGGCATAATCCGAGCGACCTTGCAAGTTGCGTTGGAGCTTTCTAAGTTCCTCTATTTCTGTTGGTGACACTGTTAGTTCCATAGACAATGCAAAGATAATAAATCTTTTATTTATTCGCAATCTAAATTTGTTTGACTATAAAACTATGGGTATCCTCGATTTTACTATGCAATACGTTAAGGACGTACAATATATTCCTTTGAAGAAAACAGGCACACCTATAGGCGAAATTAGCTATATCTTGGTGTACAAAAACAGAATTTTTGTGCTGGATACTTTTCAAACTAAAAGTGTTTATATTTTTGATATGCAAGGTAACTACATAGGGCAAGCAGGAAGAGTAGGACAAGGTCCTGGTGAATATACCGAGCCTTTCGCCATCTCAATAGATGAAAATAACGAAACTCCTTTGCTGGTGGTAACTGATAGCGTTCGGTATATGCATTACTACACCTTAGATGGCAAGTTTGTAAAAAAAGAGGTGCGCTTTATAGGAACTTTTTCAATCAAACACAAAGGAGTTGGATTTAATGCATCGTGTATTGGTTTGCTTGGAAAAAGGTTAGAAGAGGAATACGCCTTAATAGTAAGTTATGGTGATACAGTGCAGTATAAGGGTTTTAAAGCCTATCCTTTACAAAAAGATGCTGCTGGGGGGCAATATCAATTAAGGGTAAATAACGATAATCTTTTCTTTATCCCTA encodes:
- a CDS encoding IS630 family transposase, with protein sequence MELTVSPTEIEELRKLQRNLQGRSDYARVTCILMLSMGNTPIFVADCLGIDISTVYRYRSLYLEGGLDKLLENRYRGYQGLLNIFQIESLKQELRTHLYTDAKQVSQWVKDTFEVTYTPQGMADLLNRIGFSYKKTTEVPCEADPLKQKLFAEALSKILQEKEEGDVVYFADGVHPTHNSRSTYAWIEKGKEFQQPTVSGRDRVNINGLLNAYDVTDVIALDCECVNAESTKELYELALKKHPNAKNIYIISDNARYYHNKELQNWVEDNRIKQIFLPPYSPNLNLIERLWKFLRKKVINTGFYRNKTEFRDAIRNFFDNIHTYKKELESLLTLNFRLINSQTISF
- a CDS encoding 6-bladed beta-propeller; translation: MFDYKTMGILDFTMQYVKDVQYIPLKKTGTPIGEISYILVYKNRIFVLDTFQTKSVYIFDMQGNYIGQAGRVGQGPGEYTEPFAISIDENNETPLLVVTDSVRYMHYYTLDGKFVKKEVRFIGTFSIKHKGVGFNASCIGLLGKRLEEEYALIVSYGDTVQYKGFKAYPLQKDAAGGQYQLRVNNDNLFFIPKLSDTTYTILSDSTYTPHIVIQHPKTVWKASFLDKATQAEKFVVDNYLELLREPVCETADAISFQLVSRAKNGDRKLMYDFFFYLKATQEVIRVSFEPEYNPRRNINFIPPVILLPAGNVYGDYFVGELSPESLETLRSFEIPEGMTVDEQLRAIIKDKTIDQGIVLYKL